The genome window CCGCGTTGTGGTTGGCTCGCCCGAGACGATGGAGTCGGGTGTTCACGCCTCGCAGTCGCGGTTCCAGCGGGGCTGTCCGGTGCGGACAGCGGTGTGGAGAGCGCCAGCAGTTCTACCGCGAATGAGTGACCGCAGGGAGCGAGTGAGCGGAGGTTTTTGATGAACCTTTTTGCGAGGAGAGGTGCGCGAGCGCACCCGACGAAGTAAAAAGGTTCAGCCGAACATCTGGCGCATCATGGGATGCATCTCCATGAGCTGCTCCTCGGCGATCTCCTCGTAGAGCTTGTAGGTGATCGAGACCGTGAGTAGCAGGCCCGTCCCGCCGACGGTCCCGATGGTGCCGAGCATGTTCGCGCCGACCGCGAGCAGCCCCACCAGAGCCCCGCCGATCACCGTGACCTGCGGGATGTAGCGTTCGAGCACTTTCTCGATCACGCCGGGGTTCTGGCGGAAGCCGGGGATCTGCATCCCGGAGTTCTGGATCTGCTTGGCCGTCGACTCGGGACCCATGTCGGCGGTTTCGACCCAGAAGATCGCGAAGATCGCGCCACCGATCACCATGAACGTGAGATCGACCCCGACCCGGAGCGCGACCTGCCACGCCGCCTGGCTCGCTCCGAGCCAGTCCTGTGGGGTGTAGATCGGCGCGAAGTAGTAGAACAGCCCGCCGACTGGCTGGCCGTCCGAGTAGACGCCGATCCATGCCGGCAGACCGAGCTGGGAGTTCAGGATCCGGCCGAGGAACTGGATGTTGGCCTGGACCGCGCGAACGAGGATCATCGGCAGGACGCTCGCGTAGATCAGCTTCACCGGGAATCGGCCGCGTGCGCCCTTGACCCGCGCGTGGCTCAGCGGGATCTCGACTCGAACGCTCTCGGCGTACACCACCACGACGAAGATCAGGACGGTGGTGAACAGCGCCACGAGCTCGCCCTCCCCGAGCAGCAGCGTCTGGAGGCCCGAACTGGTCAGCGGTGAGACTTCGATCGAACCGGTCAGAATCCCGAACCAGCTCGCGAAGAAGCCGTCGGAACCGACGAGCCCACCGACGAGCCGCTGGCTCACGCCCGCGATGATGAACAGTCCGATCCCCGAGCCGACGCCCCACTTCGAGATGACTTCGTCCATGAACAGGATCAACACCCCGCCGACGAAGATCTGGGCGAATATCAGCCACTGCACGCCGACGAGACCGAGCCCGGTCGACTGCGCGACCGCTTCGCTCGCCGGCAAGAACCCGCCCGCGAACACGTACGGCAGTCCCGTGACGCAGATCATTACGATCACGAGGAACTTCTGGAGCCCCTGATAGAGGATCTGATCCCGCGGGTCTGAGGTGTCGAGTCCGAGCAGGTTGGCCCCGCCGAGGAGCTGGAGCACGATGCTCGCGGTCACGATCGGCCCGATCCCGAGCTGGAGGATGCTCCCCCGGCCTACCGCGAGGATCGAGCTGAACTGCCCGAACGGGTTCCCTGCCTGACCCGTCTGGAGGCCGTAGAGTGCGACGTTCGTCAGGAAAAAGTACAGAACGAGCACTCCGGCTGTCCACCCGAGCTTGCGTCTGAAGGGCACGTGACCCTCCGGCTGCCGGACCGTCGGCATCCGCGTCAGGACCGGCTCGGCGGTCTCCTTCCAACCCATTTTCGCGACCTCAGGACTCCGCGGTTGTAGCTTCTTCGTCTGACTCCTCGTCGTCGTCCTCGCGGGCGGCGAGGCGTTCCTCGCCGCGGTCGCTCAGGACGGCCTCGCCGCCCGCGCCGTCGAGCAGGTCGCGTGCGCTGTCCGAGAACGTGTCGGCGGTCACCGTCAGCGACTGGCGGACCTGGCCGCCGCCGAGCACCTTCACGACGTCGGCCTCGTGGCCGTCCTCGACGACGTCACGCGCGTCGAGCCGGTAGCCGTCCTCGGTATCCTCGGCGAGATCGTCGGCGGCGAACAGCGCCGCGTCCTCGTCGAGTTCGCGCACGTCGATCGTACGGATGTCCTCTTTGACCTTCTCCGGGCGGTCGAACCCGTGTTTGCCGAGCGGTCCGTAGTTGTGGAACTCGTGATCGTCACGCCCCGCGCGCCCGCGCCCGCCCCGGTGGCCGGCCCCGCGTCGGTTCTTGTGGGAGCCGCCGCCGTGGGTGCGCGACCCGCGCTGGCGTCGTTTCTTGCTTGTCATTGTTGTAATCCGTGAACCGCGTGATTACCGCATCGCCGTCAGCAGCGCGTCGATGCCGTCGGTGTCGTGCTTGCCGAGCTCGCCGCCCTCCGGCGTCGGGTGTTTGACGCCATCGTGCCCGCCCCGTGGCGGGTGGAGTCGGAGCGCGGGGACGAGCCCCGCCTCCCGCAGCGTGGTCTCTTCCGCGAGCAGCGCTGCCGCGAGCCCCGCGATGTCGTCGTGTTCGGTGTTGTCTGCTACCCACTCATCGTCGATTGCCCCCGATCCCTCGTCGGGCTCGCCACGACTCCGGATGGTGCGTTCGAGCACCGCCTGGCTCGGCTCGCCGAAGGCCACATAGTCGTTGACCTTCGTGATCATCCCGCGGTAGGTGTCGGTCTCGGGCACCAGCGCACAGTGGTTGGTGCTGTGGACGTTGAGCATCGTGAGGGTGTCGCGAACCTCCTGGCTCATGTTGACTTCGCCGCGGAGCTGAACGAGCGCTTGCATCACTCGATCACCTCCCGCTTGCGGCGGGTTTCTGCGGGAACTCTGGCCTCGCCGGTCGCTCGGAGCGCGTTGAACGTCGCCTTCGCGAAGTTCACCGTGGTTCGGGTCGTCCCCGACGAACGCGTCCAGATGTCCTCGATGCCCGCGAGTTCGAGGATCGAACGCGCGGTCTCCCCGCCCGCGAGCCCGAGTCCTCGGGGGGCCGGTCGGAGCTCGACCTCGACGCTGCCCGCCTTTCCGCTGGTGCGAAGCGCGACGGTGTGGGGGCGGCCGCAGCCACACTCCCACGACCCGCAGCCCCGCGAGACGTTGACGACGTTGAGCTTCGCGATCCCGATCGCCTTCTGGATCGCCGAGCCGACCTGATCGTCGCGGCCTTCCGCATACCCAACGTAGCCGTCGCGGTTGCCGATCGCGACCACACACCGGAACTTCACCCGGCGGCCGGAGTCGGTCATCCGCTGGACCATGTTGATGTCGAGGACGTCGTCCTCGAGGCCGGGGAGGAGCTGGTCGGTGATCTCGGGCTCCTTCAGCGGGAGCCCCGAGTTCAGCGCCTCGCCCATCGTAGTGATTTCCTCTTCGGCGACCTGTTTGCCGAGCCGCGTGCGCGGCTCCCAGCCGCGTCTACTCATCGGTCCCTCCAAGCTCGTGATCGAATTCGTCCATGATCGTGGTTCTGATCTCCTCGAAGTGTGCCGGCAGTTCGGTCGCGTCGAACTCACCGGAATACAGCTGTTCGTCCCGGCTCTCGGCGTACTCCGCGACGTGCTCGCCGCTGGTGCGCGACCAGTCAGCGAACACCGACTCGTTGTGCGGAACGTCGAGGCCGGCGTCGATCGCGCCCTCCTGGATCGCGAACACCTTGCTGCCCGGCGTCGCGGTGTTGAGGCCGATGTCGAGTACGGCCTGGTCGACGTCGGTATCTCGCGCGCGCAGTCCGGCGAGCAACCCCGTGAGGTACGCACTCGGCAGGTTCCCGGTGGGAGCCTCCCAGCCGTACTCGGCGAGATCGGCCGAACTCGCGCTCGCGTGCGTTTGGTCGCCGTCGGGGCCGGGAGTCACCAGCTGCGCCCTGACGTGGCGGTTGCTCTTGCGAGCAACCAGTCGGGGTTTGCCTGATTTCAACAGGCGCAACCGCTGATGGTAGTCCGTCCGGACCTCGCGCCGGCGGCGCATCGGAACGTTGTATCGTGGTCCTGTTGCCATTGTTATTCGTCCTCGATCGTCACGTCGTACTCGTTCGTGGCGAACGTTTCTAACCTGTCGACGCTGTCGAACTCGCCACCGCCCGCCTTGTCGTAGAGCGCGCGGTACTGGGTTCGATCGAGCGTCCCGTCGGCGCGCAGCTCCTTCAGCCGGCGGCGCTGGGCCCGAATCCGCGAGACCCACGCGTCCTTGCTGTTCTCACGGGCTCCGGCGGTCCCCTTCCGCGTGCCGGGGCCGCTGCGGTGGCCGGCGGCGCGCTTTTTGTCACGCTCGCGCGCGCGGCCTCGTGAGTTCGATTTCGCCGCCTTCGATTCGATGGTTCCGTTGGCGACCTGCTCGCGGATGTCCTCGCGGGTGATCGCCTCCGCGATCTCGCCCTGGGCCTCGGGATCGAACCAGACGCGGTTCTCCCCGCAATCGAGCACGTCCGCGGCCAGTCGCCGCTGTGCGGTCAGATCAGTCATCCTCTGTCACCTCGACTTCGACGTAGGTCGGGTTGAGAACCCGAATTCCGTCGTCTTCGGCCTGTTCTTCGATGCGTTCGCGCTTCCGGCCGCCGACCGTCGACCCGATCCGCACCGCCTCGGTGTCGCTGTCGACGCCCTCCAGATCGTCCGTGTTCTCCACACGGACCTCCTCGAACCCGCTCGGGTGACGGCCCCGAACCGGTTTCGCGGTTCGATAGCCCGCCTCGACGGTCGCGCCCTTGCCCTTGACGCCCCGGCGCTGTTTCGAGAGCGTCCCGGTGGGTCGTCGCCACGAGGTCGAGACTCGCTTTTTCATGTGGTGGTTCTGCCGGTTGAACGCCGGTCCCGGGTTGCGTCGGCGCTCGGCGAGGAGGCGACCCTCCTCGTCGTCGAGGTCCGGGGTCTTATCGGCGAGACCGCGCGGCTGGAGTTCCGTCTCGACGTCCTCGTCCGCTTCGGGTTCGGTCTCGTCTTCGACCTCGGTCTCGGTCTCGTCGGCGACTTCGAGACCACCGACGTCGGCTTTGATCCGTGCGGCGAGTGCGTTGCCGATCCCTTCGACATCGGCGAGGTCTGACTGCTCGGCCCGGCGAACGTCGTCGACGGACTCGAAGCCAGCCTCGCGGAGGGTGTCGGCCTTCGCGTCGCCGACACCGCTGACGTCGGTGAGATCGTCCGGAACCTCGTCGCTCTCGTCGTCAGCCGTCGTGTCGGTTTCGTTGGCTTCCGCAGCCTCGTCGACGTCGAGTTCGTCGACGTCGGCCTTGATCCGCGCGGCGAGTGCGTTGCCGATGCCCTCGATCTCGGCGAGGTCGTCCTGATCGGCGTCGCGGAGGTCCTCGATCGTCTCGAAGCCCGCGTCGCGGAGGTCGTCGGCCTTCTCGTCGCCGACGCCGTCGATCGCCGCGAGGTCGCGTTCGTTTTCGACGTCAGTTGCCACCGGCGGTCACCTCCGCTTTCCCCGGCTTCTCGGTGATGTACACGCCGTCCTGGAACACCCGTGTGTCCTTGCCGCTGACGCGGGTGAGCTGTTCGATGTCCGCAGCGGTCTGGCCCACGTCCTCCTTGTTCGGTCCGGAGAGCGTGACCAGCTCGTCGTCGATCTCGATCTCGGTGTCGCCGTGGACCGGCGTCCGGCGCGGCGCTTTCTCACCGAGGAAGTTCTGGATCACGACGTCGCCGTCCTCGGCGCGGACCTGCATCGGGAAGTGAGAGTAGAACACTTCCATCTCGTAGGTCCAGCCGTCGATTACACCGTGGATGGCGTTCGCGATGTGGCTCTTGAACGTGGTCGTGGTCGCGGTCGTCTTCGCGTCGTCGGCGTCGCTCTCGATCACGACCTCGCTGTCTTCGACTGCGACGGTGATGTTCGGGAACCACAGCCGGCGTGTGACGCTGCCCTCTGAACCGGAGACCGTGACGTCGAAGCGGTCGACTTCGACGGTTACGTCGTCCGGGATTGGTAGTCGTTCTTCTGTCATTGGTGATCAGTAGACGTACGCGAGCACCTGGCCACCGAAGCCCTGCTCGCGTGCCTCGTAGTGGCTCATCACGCCGTGGCTGGTCGTGACGATCAGCGTGCCGTAGTCCCGAGCCGGGAGGAACCGCTTCTCCCACTTCTCGAACTCGTCGGCCCCCGCCGAGTAGCGGGGTTTGACGGTGCCACAGCGGTTGATTGCGCCGTTCAGTTCGACCTCGAACT of Halococcus salifodinae DSM 8989 contains these proteins:
- a CDS encoding 50S ribosomal protein L32e; the protein is MATDVENERDLAAIDGVGDEKADDLRDAGFETIEDLRDADQDDLAEIEGIGNALAARIKADVDELDVDEAAEANETDTTADDESDEVPDDLTDVSGVGDAKADTLREAGFESVDDVRRAEQSDLADVEGIGNALAARIKADVGGLEVADETETEVEDETEPEADEDVETELQPRGLADKTPDLDDEEGRLLAERRRNPGPAFNRQNHHMKKRVSTSWRRPTGTLSKQRRGVKGKGATVEAGYRTAKPVRGRHPSGFEEVRVENTDDLEGVDSDTEAVRIGSTVGGRKRERIEEQAEDDGIRVLNPTYVEVEVTEDD
- a CDS encoding 50S ribosomal protein L19e; its protein translation is MTDLTAQRRLAADVLDCGENRVWFDPEAQGEIAEAITREDIREQVANGTIESKAAKSNSRGRARERDKKRAAGHRSGPGTRKGTAGARENSKDAWVSRIRAQRRRLKELRADGTLDRTQYRALYDKAGGGEFDSVDRLETFATNEYDVTIEDE
- the rpmD gene encoding 50S ribosomal protein L30; protein product: MQALVQLRGEVNMSQEVRDTLTMLNVHSTNHCALVPETDTYRGMITKVNDYVAFGEPSQAVLERTIRSRGEPDEGSGAIDDEWVADNTEHDDIAGLAAALLAEETTLREAGLVPALRLHPPRGGHDGVKHPTPEGGELGKHDTDGIDALLTAMR
- a CDS encoding 30S ribosomal protein S5, with product MSRRGWEPRTRLGKQVAEEEITTMGEALNSGLPLKEPEITDQLLPGLEDDVLDINMVQRMTDSGRRVKFRCVVAIGNRDGYVGYAEGRDDQVGSAIQKAIGIAKLNVVNVSRGCGSWECGCGRPHTVALRTSGKAGSVEVELRPAPRGLGLAGGETARSILELAGIEDIWTRSSGTTRTTVNFAKATFNALRATGEARVPAETRRKREVIE
- a CDS encoding 50S ribosomal protein L18, whose amino-acid sequence is MATGPRYNVPMRRRREVRTDYHQRLRLLKSGKPRLVARKSNRHVRAQLVTPGPDGDQTHASASSADLAEYGWEAPTGNLPSAYLTGLLAGLRARDTDVDQAVLDIGLNTATPGSKVFAIQEGAIDAGLDVPHNESVFADWSRTSGEHVAEYAESRDEQLYSGEFDATELPAHFEEIRTTIMDEFDHELGGTDE
- the rpsH gene encoding 30S ribosomal protein S8; the encoded protein is FEVELNGAINRCGTVKPRYSAGADEFEKWEKRFLPARDYGTLIVTTSHGVMSHYEAREQGFGGQVLAYVY
- a CDS encoding 50S ribosomal protein L6 gives rise to the protein MTEERLPIPDDVTVEVDRFDVTVSGSEGSVTRRLWFPNITVAVEDSEVVIESDADDAKTTATTTTFKSHIANAIHGVIDGWTYEMEVFYSHFPMQVRAEDGDVVIQNFLGEKAPRRTPVHGDTEIEIDDELVTLSGPNKEDVGQTAADIEQLTRVSGKDTRVFQDGVYITEKPGKAEVTAGGN
- the secY gene encoding preprotein translocase subunit SecY codes for the protein MGWKETAEPVLTRMPTVRQPEGHVPFRRKLGWTAGVLVLYFFLTNVALYGLQTGQAGNPFGQFSSILAVGRGSILQLGIGPIVTASIVLQLLGGANLLGLDTSDPRDQILYQGLQKFLVIVMICVTGLPYVFAGGFLPASEAVAQSTGLGLVGVQWLIFAQIFVGGVLILFMDEVISKWGVGSGIGLFIIAGVSQRLVGGLVGSDGFFASWFGILTGSIEVSPLTSSGLQTLLLGEGELVALFTTVLIFVVVVYAESVRVEIPLSHARVKGARGRFPVKLIYASVLPMILVRAVQANIQFLGRILNSQLGLPAWIGVYSDGQPVGGLFYYFAPIYTPQDWLGASQAAWQVALRVGVDLTFMVIGGAIFAIFWVETADMGPESTAKQIQNSGMQIPGFRQNPGVIEKVLERYIPQVTVIGGALVGLLAVGANMLGTIGTVGGTGLLLTVSITYKLYEEIAEEQLMEMHPMMRQMFG
- a CDS encoding uL15m family ribosomal protein, translating into MTSKKRRQRGSRTHGGGSHKNRRGAGHRGGRGRAGRDDHEFHNYGPLGKHGFDRPEKVKEDIRTIDVRELDEDAALFAADDLAEDTEDGYRLDARDVVEDGHEADVVKVLGGGQVRQSLTVTADTFSDSARDLLDGAGGEAVLSDRGEERLAAREDDDEESDEEATTAES